From a region of the Equus przewalskii isolate Varuska chromosome 2, EquPr2, whole genome shotgun sequence genome:
- the LOC103549279 gene encoding protein argonaute-1 isoform X1 — MEAGPSGAAAGAYLPPLQQVFQAPRRPGIGTVGKPIKLLANYFEVDIPKIDVYHYEVDIKPDKCPRRVNREVVEYMVQHFKPQIFGDRKPVYDGKKNIYTVTALPIGNERVDFEVTIPGEGKDRIFKVSIKWLAIVSWRMLHEALVSGQIPVPLESVQALDVAMRHLASMRYTPVGRSFFSPPEGYYHPLGGGREVWFGFHQSVRPAMWKMMLNIDVSATAFYKAQPVIEFMCEVLDIRNIDEQPKPLTDSQRVRFTKEIKGLKVEVTHCGQMKRKYRVCNVTRRPASHQTFPLQLESGQTVECTVAQYFKQKYNLQLKYPHLPCLQVGQEQKHTYLPLEVCNIVAGQRCIKKLTDNQTSTMIKATARSAPDRQEEISRLMKNASYNLDPYIQEFGIKVKDDMTEVTGRVLPAPILQYGGRVSRNRAIATPNQGVWDMRGKQFYNGIEIKVWAIACFAPQKQCREEVLKNFTDQLRKISKDAGMPIQGQPCFCKYAQGADSVEPMFRHLKNTYSGLQLIIVILPGKTPVYAEVKRVGDTLLGMATQCVQVKNVVKTSPQTLSNLCLKINVKLGGINNILVPHQRSAVFQQPVIFLGADVTHPPAGDGKKPSITAVVGSMDAHPSRYCATVRVQRPRQEIIEDLSYMVRELLIQFYKSTRFKPTRIIFYRDGVPEGQLPQILHYELLAIRDACIKLEKDYQPGITYIVVQKRHHTRLFCADKNERIGKSGNIPAGTTVDTNITHPFEFDFYLCSHAGIQGTSRPSHYYVLWDDNRFTADELQILTYQLCHTYVRCTRSVSIPAPAYYARLVAFRARYHLVDKEHDSGEGSHISGQSNGRDPQALAKAVQVHQDTLRTMYFA; from the exons ATGGAAGCGGGACCCTCGGGAGCAG CTGCGGGCGCCTACCTGCCCCCCCTGCAGCAGGTGTTCCAGGCACCTCGCCGGCCTGGCATTGGCACTGTGGGGAAACCAATCAAGCTCCTGGCCAACTACTTTGAGGTGGACATCCCTAAGATTGACGTCTACCACTACGAGGTGGATATCAAGCCAGATAAGTGTCCTCGAAGAGTCAACCG GGAAGTGGTGGAATACATGGTCCAGCATTTCAAGCCTCAGATCTTTGGTGATCGCAAACCCGTGTATGATGGAAAGAAGAACATTTACACTGTCACGGCACTGCCCATTGGCAACGAACGG GTTGACTTTGAGGTGACAAtccctggggaagggaaggatcGAATCTTCAAGGTCTCCATCAAGTGGCTAGCCATTGTGAGCTGGCGCATGCTGCATGAGGCCCTGGTCAGTGGCCAGATCCCTGTTCCCCTGGAGTCTGTACAAGCCCTGGATGTGGCCATGAGGCACCTGGCATCCATGAG GTACACCCCCGTGGGCCGCTCCTTCTTCTCACCGCCTGAGGGCTACTACCACCCGCTGGGGGGTGGGCGCGAGGTCTGGTTCGGCTTTCACCAGTCTGTGCGCCCTGCCATGTGGAAGATGATGCTCAACATTGATG TCTCAGCCACTGCCTTCTACAAGGCTCAGCCGGTGATTGAGTTCATGTGTGAGGTGCTGGACATCAGGAACATAGATGAGCAGCCCAAGCCCCTCACAGACTCTCAGCGTGTGCGCTTCACCAAGGAGATCAAGG GCCTGAAGGTGGAAGTGACCCACTGTGGACAGATGAAGAGGAAATACCGCGTGTGTAATGTTACCCGCCGCCCTGCCAGCCATCAGAC ATTTCCCTTGCAGCTGGAGAGTGGACAGACTGTGGAGTGCACGGTGGCACAGTATTTCAAGCAGAAATATAACCTTCAGCTCAAGTATCCCCACCTGCCCTGCCTGCAAGTTGGCCAGGAACAAAAGCATACCTACCTGCCCCTAGAG GTCTGTAACATTGTGGCTGGGCAGCGCTGCATTAAGAAGCTGACCGACAACCAGACTTCGACCATGATAAAGGCTACAGCTAGGTCGGCCCCAGACAGACAGGAGGAGATCAGCCGCCTG atgaagaatgcCAGCTACAACCTAGATCCCTACATTCAGGAATTTGGGATCAAAGTAAAGGATGACATGACGGAGGTGACGGGACGAGTGCTGCCGGCGCCCATCTTGCAGTACGGCGGCCGGGTGAGCAGG AACCGGGCCATTGCCACACCAAATCAGGGTGTCTGGGACATGCGAGGGAAACAGTTCTACAATGGGATTGAGATCAAAGTCTGGGCCATCGCCTGCTTCGCACCCCAAAAGCAGTGTCGAGAAGAGGTGCTCAA GAACTTCACAGACCAGCTGCGGAAGatttccaaggatgcagggatgccCATCCAGGGCCAGCCTTGCTTCTGCAAATATGCACAGGGGGCAGACAGCGTGGAGCCCATGTTCCGGCATCTCAAGAATACCTACTCAGGGCTGCAACTCATTATCGTCATCCTGCCAGGGAAGACGCCAGTGTATG CTGAGGTGAAACGTGTTGGAGATACACTCTTGGGAATGGCTACACAGTGTGTGCAAGTGAAGAACGTGGTGAAGACCTCGCCTCAGACTCTGTCCAACCTCTGCCTGAAGATTAATGTTAAACTTGGTGGCATAAACAACATCCTAGTCCCACACCAGCG CTCTGCTGTCTTTCAACAGCCAGTGATCTTCCTGGGAGCAGATGTTACACACCCTCCAGCAGGGGATGGGAAAAAACCTTCTATCACAGCA GTGGTAGGCAGTATGGATGCCCACCCCAGCCGTTACTGTGCTACTGTGCGGGTTCAGCGACCACGGCAAGAGATCATTGAAGACTTATCCTACATGGTGCGTGAGCTGCTCATCCAGTTCTACAAGTCCACCCGCTTCAAACCTACCCGCATCATCTTCTACCGAGATGGGGTTCCTGAAGGCCAGCTTCCCCAG ATCCTCCACTATGAGTTGCTGGCCATTCGTGATGCCTGCATCAAACTGGAAAAGGACTACCAGCCTGGGATCACTTATATTGTGGTGCAGAAACGCCATCACACCCGGCTTTTTTGTGCTGACAAGAATGAGCGA ATTGGGAAGAGTGGTAACATCCCAGCTGGGACCACTGTGGACACCAACATCACCCACCCATTTGAGTTTGACTTCTATCTGTGCAGCCACGCAGGCATCCAG GGCACCAGCCGACCATCCCATTACTATGTCCTTTGGGATGACAACCGTTTCACAGCGGATGAGCTCCAGATCTTGACGTACCAGCTGTGCCACACTTATGTACGATGCACACGCTCCGTCTCTATCCCAGCACCTGCCTACTATGCCCGCTTGGTGGCTTTCCGGGCACGATACCACCTAGTGGACAAGGAGCATGACAG tggaGAGGGGAGCCACATATCGGGGCAGAGCAATGGGCGggacccccaggccctggccaaAGCCGTGCAGGTTCACCAGGATACTCTGCGCACCATGTACTTCGCTTGA
- the LOC103549279 gene encoding protein argonaute-1 isoform X2: protein MEAGPSGAAAGAYLPPLQQVFQAPRRPGIGTVGKPIKLLANYFEVDIPKIDVYHYEVDIKPDKCPRRVNREVVEYMVQHFKPQIFGDRKPVYDGKKNIYTVTALPIGNERVDFEVTIPGEGKDRIFKVSIKWLAIVSWRMLHEALVSGQIPVPLESVQALDVAMRHLASMRYTPVGRSFFSPPEGYYHPLGGGREVWFGFHQSVRPAMWKMMLNIDVSATAFYKAQPVIEFMCEVLDIRNIDEQPKPLTDSQRVRFTKEIKGLKVEVTHCGQMKRKYRVCNVTRRPASHQTFPLQLESGQTVECTVAQYFKQKYNLQLKYPHLPCLQVGQEQKHTYLPLEVCNIVAGQRCIKKLTDNQTSTMIKATARSAPDRQEEISRLMKNASYNLDPYIQEFGIKVKDDMTEVTGRVLPAPILQYGGRNRAIATPNQGVWDMRGKQFYNGIEIKVWAIACFAPQKQCREEVLKNFTDQLRKISKDAGMPIQGQPCFCKYAQGADSVEPMFRHLKNTYSGLQLIIVILPGKTPVYAEVKRVGDTLLGMATQCVQVKNVVKTSPQTLSNLCLKINVKLGGINNILVPHQRSAVFQQPVIFLGADVTHPPAGDGKKPSITAVVGSMDAHPSRYCATVRVQRPRQEIIEDLSYMVRELLIQFYKSTRFKPTRIIFYRDGVPEGQLPQILHYELLAIRDACIKLEKDYQPGITYIVVQKRHHTRLFCADKNERIGKSGNIPAGTTVDTNITHPFEFDFYLCSHAGIQGTSRPSHYYVLWDDNRFTADELQILTYQLCHTYVRCTRSVSIPAPAYYARLVAFRARYHLVDKEHDSGEGSHISGQSNGRDPQALAKAVQVHQDTLRTMYFA, encoded by the exons ATGGAAGCGGGACCCTCGGGAGCAG CTGCGGGCGCCTACCTGCCCCCCCTGCAGCAGGTGTTCCAGGCACCTCGCCGGCCTGGCATTGGCACTGTGGGGAAACCAATCAAGCTCCTGGCCAACTACTTTGAGGTGGACATCCCTAAGATTGACGTCTACCACTACGAGGTGGATATCAAGCCAGATAAGTGTCCTCGAAGAGTCAACCG GGAAGTGGTGGAATACATGGTCCAGCATTTCAAGCCTCAGATCTTTGGTGATCGCAAACCCGTGTATGATGGAAAGAAGAACATTTACACTGTCACGGCACTGCCCATTGGCAACGAACGG GTTGACTTTGAGGTGACAAtccctggggaagggaaggatcGAATCTTCAAGGTCTCCATCAAGTGGCTAGCCATTGTGAGCTGGCGCATGCTGCATGAGGCCCTGGTCAGTGGCCAGATCCCTGTTCCCCTGGAGTCTGTACAAGCCCTGGATGTGGCCATGAGGCACCTGGCATCCATGAG GTACACCCCCGTGGGCCGCTCCTTCTTCTCACCGCCTGAGGGCTACTACCACCCGCTGGGGGGTGGGCGCGAGGTCTGGTTCGGCTTTCACCAGTCTGTGCGCCCTGCCATGTGGAAGATGATGCTCAACATTGATG TCTCAGCCACTGCCTTCTACAAGGCTCAGCCGGTGATTGAGTTCATGTGTGAGGTGCTGGACATCAGGAACATAGATGAGCAGCCCAAGCCCCTCACAGACTCTCAGCGTGTGCGCTTCACCAAGGAGATCAAGG GCCTGAAGGTGGAAGTGACCCACTGTGGACAGATGAAGAGGAAATACCGCGTGTGTAATGTTACCCGCCGCCCTGCCAGCCATCAGAC ATTTCCCTTGCAGCTGGAGAGTGGACAGACTGTGGAGTGCACGGTGGCACAGTATTTCAAGCAGAAATATAACCTTCAGCTCAAGTATCCCCACCTGCCCTGCCTGCAAGTTGGCCAGGAACAAAAGCATACCTACCTGCCCCTAGAG GTCTGTAACATTGTGGCTGGGCAGCGCTGCATTAAGAAGCTGACCGACAACCAGACTTCGACCATGATAAAGGCTACAGCTAGGTCGGCCCCAGACAGACAGGAGGAGATCAGCCGCCTG atgaagaatgcCAGCTACAACCTAGATCCCTACATTCAGGAATTTGGGATCAAAGTAAAGGATGACATGACGGAGGTGACGGGACGAGTGCTGCCGGCGCCCATCTTGCAGTACGGCGGCCGG AACCGGGCCATTGCCACACCAAATCAGGGTGTCTGGGACATGCGAGGGAAACAGTTCTACAATGGGATTGAGATCAAAGTCTGGGCCATCGCCTGCTTCGCACCCCAAAAGCAGTGTCGAGAAGAGGTGCTCAA GAACTTCACAGACCAGCTGCGGAAGatttccaaggatgcagggatgccCATCCAGGGCCAGCCTTGCTTCTGCAAATATGCACAGGGGGCAGACAGCGTGGAGCCCATGTTCCGGCATCTCAAGAATACCTACTCAGGGCTGCAACTCATTATCGTCATCCTGCCAGGGAAGACGCCAGTGTATG CTGAGGTGAAACGTGTTGGAGATACACTCTTGGGAATGGCTACACAGTGTGTGCAAGTGAAGAACGTGGTGAAGACCTCGCCTCAGACTCTGTCCAACCTCTGCCTGAAGATTAATGTTAAACTTGGTGGCATAAACAACATCCTAGTCCCACACCAGCG CTCTGCTGTCTTTCAACAGCCAGTGATCTTCCTGGGAGCAGATGTTACACACCCTCCAGCAGGGGATGGGAAAAAACCTTCTATCACAGCA GTGGTAGGCAGTATGGATGCCCACCCCAGCCGTTACTGTGCTACTGTGCGGGTTCAGCGACCACGGCAAGAGATCATTGAAGACTTATCCTACATGGTGCGTGAGCTGCTCATCCAGTTCTACAAGTCCACCCGCTTCAAACCTACCCGCATCATCTTCTACCGAGATGGGGTTCCTGAAGGCCAGCTTCCCCAG ATCCTCCACTATGAGTTGCTGGCCATTCGTGATGCCTGCATCAAACTGGAAAAGGACTACCAGCCTGGGATCACTTATATTGTGGTGCAGAAACGCCATCACACCCGGCTTTTTTGTGCTGACAAGAATGAGCGA ATTGGGAAGAGTGGTAACATCCCAGCTGGGACCACTGTGGACACCAACATCACCCACCCATTTGAGTTTGACTTCTATCTGTGCAGCCACGCAGGCATCCAG GGCACCAGCCGACCATCCCATTACTATGTCCTTTGGGATGACAACCGTTTCACAGCGGATGAGCTCCAGATCTTGACGTACCAGCTGTGCCACACTTATGTACGATGCACACGCTCCGTCTCTATCCCAGCACCTGCCTACTATGCCCGCTTGGTGGCTTTCCGGGCACGATACCACCTAGTGGACAAGGAGCATGACAG tggaGAGGGGAGCCACATATCGGGGCAGAGCAATGGGCGggacccccaggccctggccaaAGCCGTGCAGGTTCACCAGGATACTCTGCGCACCATGTACTTCGCTTGA
- the LOC103549279 gene encoding protein argonaute-1 isoform X4, with translation MPHRVGACARGTSSLPVPARYTPVGRSFFSPPEGYYHPLGGGREVWFGFHQSVRPAMWKMMLNIDVSATAFYKAQPVIEFMCEVLDIRNIDEQPKPLTDSQRVRFTKEIKGLKVEVTHCGQMKRKYRVCNVTRRPASHQTFPLQLESGQTVECTVAQYFKQKYNLQLKYPHLPCLQVGQEQKHTYLPLEVCNIVAGQRCIKKLTDNQTSTMIKATARSAPDRQEEISRLMKNASYNLDPYIQEFGIKVKDDMTEVTGRVLPAPILQYGGRNRAIATPNQGVWDMRGKQFYNGIEIKVWAIACFAPQKQCREEVLKNFTDQLRKISKDAGMPIQGQPCFCKYAQGADSVEPMFRHLKNTYSGLQLIIVILPGKTPVYAEVKRVGDTLLGMATQCVQVKNVVKTSPQTLSNLCLKINVKLGGINNILVPHQRSAVFQQPVIFLGADVTHPPAGDGKKPSITAVVGSMDAHPSRYCATVRVQRPRQEIIEDLSYMVRELLIQFYKSTRFKPTRIIFYRDGVPEGQLPQILHYELLAIRDACIKLEKDYQPGITYIVVQKRHHTRLFCADKNERIGKSGNIPAGTTVDTNITHPFEFDFYLCSHAGIQGTSRPSHYYVLWDDNRFTADELQILTYQLCHTYVRCTRSVSIPAPAYYARLVAFRARYHLVDKEHDSGEGSHISGQSNGRDPQALAKAVQVHQDTLRTMYFA, from the exons ATGCCTCACAGGGTGGGGGCCTGTGCCCGAGGGACCAGTTCTCTGCCTGTCCCTGCCAGGTACACCCCCGTGGGCCGCTCCTTCTTCTCACCGCCTGAGGGCTACTACCACCCGCTGGGGGGTGGGCGCGAGGTCTGGTTCGGCTTTCACCAGTCTGTGCGCCCTGCCATGTGGAAGATGATGCTCAACATTGATG TCTCAGCCACTGCCTTCTACAAGGCTCAGCCGGTGATTGAGTTCATGTGTGAGGTGCTGGACATCAGGAACATAGATGAGCAGCCCAAGCCCCTCACAGACTCTCAGCGTGTGCGCTTCACCAAGGAGATCAAGG GCCTGAAGGTGGAAGTGACCCACTGTGGACAGATGAAGAGGAAATACCGCGTGTGTAATGTTACCCGCCGCCCTGCCAGCCATCAGAC ATTTCCCTTGCAGCTGGAGAGTGGACAGACTGTGGAGTGCACGGTGGCACAGTATTTCAAGCAGAAATATAACCTTCAGCTCAAGTATCCCCACCTGCCCTGCCTGCAAGTTGGCCAGGAACAAAAGCATACCTACCTGCCCCTAGAG GTCTGTAACATTGTGGCTGGGCAGCGCTGCATTAAGAAGCTGACCGACAACCAGACTTCGACCATGATAAAGGCTACAGCTAGGTCGGCCCCAGACAGACAGGAGGAGATCAGCCGCCTG atgaagaatgcCAGCTACAACCTAGATCCCTACATTCAGGAATTTGGGATCAAAGTAAAGGATGACATGACGGAGGTGACGGGACGAGTGCTGCCGGCGCCCATCTTGCAGTACGGCGGCCGG AACCGGGCCATTGCCACACCAAATCAGGGTGTCTGGGACATGCGAGGGAAACAGTTCTACAATGGGATTGAGATCAAAGTCTGGGCCATCGCCTGCTTCGCACCCCAAAAGCAGTGTCGAGAAGAGGTGCTCAA GAACTTCACAGACCAGCTGCGGAAGatttccaaggatgcagggatgccCATCCAGGGCCAGCCTTGCTTCTGCAAATATGCACAGGGGGCAGACAGCGTGGAGCCCATGTTCCGGCATCTCAAGAATACCTACTCAGGGCTGCAACTCATTATCGTCATCCTGCCAGGGAAGACGCCAGTGTATG CTGAGGTGAAACGTGTTGGAGATACACTCTTGGGAATGGCTACACAGTGTGTGCAAGTGAAGAACGTGGTGAAGACCTCGCCTCAGACTCTGTCCAACCTCTGCCTGAAGATTAATGTTAAACTTGGTGGCATAAACAACATCCTAGTCCCACACCAGCG CTCTGCTGTCTTTCAACAGCCAGTGATCTTCCTGGGAGCAGATGTTACACACCCTCCAGCAGGGGATGGGAAAAAACCTTCTATCACAGCA GTGGTAGGCAGTATGGATGCCCACCCCAGCCGTTACTGTGCTACTGTGCGGGTTCAGCGACCACGGCAAGAGATCATTGAAGACTTATCCTACATGGTGCGTGAGCTGCTCATCCAGTTCTACAAGTCCACCCGCTTCAAACCTACCCGCATCATCTTCTACCGAGATGGGGTTCCTGAAGGCCAGCTTCCCCAG ATCCTCCACTATGAGTTGCTGGCCATTCGTGATGCCTGCATCAAACTGGAAAAGGACTACCAGCCTGGGATCACTTATATTGTGGTGCAGAAACGCCATCACACCCGGCTTTTTTGTGCTGACAAGAATGAGCGA ATTGGGAAGAGTGGTAACATCCCAGCTGGGACCACTGTGGACACCAACATCACCCACCCATTTGAGTTTGACTTCTATCTGTGCAGCCACGCAGGCATCCAG GGCACCAGCCGACCATCCCATTACTATGTCCTTTGGGATGACAACCGTTTCACAGCGGATGAGCTCCAGATCTTGACGTACCAGCTGTGCCACACTTATGTACGATGCACACGCTCCGTCTCTATCCCAGCACCTGCCTACTATGCCCGCTTGGTGGCTTTCCGGGCACGATACCACCTAGTGGACAAGGAGCATGACAG tggaGAGGGGAGCCACATATCGGGGCAGAGCAATGGGCGggacccccaggccctggccaaAGCCGTGCAGGTTCACCAGGATACTCTGCGCACCATGTACTTCGCTTGA
- the LOC103549279 gene encoding protein argonaute-1 isoform X3, with amino-acid sequence MPHRVGACARGTSSLPVPARYTPVGRSFFSPPEGYYHPLGGGREVWFGFHQSVRPAMWKMMLNIDVSATAFYKAQPVIEFMCEVLDIRNIDEQPKPLTDSQRVRFTKEIKGLKVEVTHCGQMKRKYRVCNVTRRPASHQTFPLQLESGQTVECTVAQYFKQKYNLQLKYPHLPCLQVGQEQKHTYLPLEVCNIVAGQRCIKKLTDNQTSTMIKATARSAPDRQEEISRLMKNASYNLDPYIQEFGIKVKDDMTEVTGRVLPAPILQYGGRVSRNRAIATPNQGVWDMRGKQFYNGIEIKVWAIACFAPQKQCREEVLKNFTDQLRKISKDAGMPIQGQPCFCKYAQGADSVEPMFRHLKNTYSGLQLIIVILPGKTPVYAEVKRVGDTLLGMATQCVQVKNVVKTSPQTLSNLCLKINVKLGGINNILVPHQRSAVFQQPVIFLGADVTHPPAGDGKKPSITAVVGSMDAHPSRYCATVRVQRPRQEIIEDLSYMVRELLIQFYKSTRFKPTRIIFYRDGVPEGQLPQILHYELLAIRDACIKLEKDYQPGITYIVVQKRHHTRLFCADKNERIGKSGNIPAGTTVDTNITHPFEFDFYLCSHAGIQGTSRPSHYYVLWDDNRFTADELQILTYQLCHTYVRCTRSVSIPAPAYYARLVAFRARYHLVDKEHDSGEGSHISGQSNGRDPQALAKAVQVHQDTLRTMYFA; translated from the exons ATGCCTCACAGGGTGGGGGCCTGTGCCCGAGGGACCAGTTCTCTGCCTGTCCCTGCCAGGTACACCCCCGTGGGCCGCTCCTTCTTCTCACCGCCTGAGGGCTACTACCACCCGCTGGGGGGTGGGCGCGAGGTCTGGTTCGGCTTTCACCAGTCTGTGCGCCCTGCCATGTGGAAGATGATGCTCAACATTGATG TCTCAGCCACTGCCTTCTACAAGGCTCAGCCGGTGATTGAGTTCATGTGTGAGGTGCTGGACATCAGGAACATAGATGAGCAGCCCAAGCCCCTCACAGACTCTCAGCGTGTGCGCTTCACCAAGGAGATCAAGG GCCTGAAGGTGGAAGTGACCCACTGTGGACAGATGAAGAGGAAATACCGCGTGTGTAATGTTACCCGCCGCCCTGCCAGCCATCAGAC ATTTCCCTTGCAGCTGGAGAGTGGACAGACTGTGGAGTGCACGGTGGCACAGTATTTCAAGCAGAAATATAACCTTCAGCTCAAGTATCCCCACCTGCCCTGCCTGCAAGTTGGCCAGGAACAAAAGCATACCTACCTGCCCCTAGAG GTCTGTAACATTGTGGCTGGGCAGCGCTGCATTAAGAAGCTGACCGACAACCAGACTTCGACCATGATAAAGGCTACAGCTAGGTCGGCCCCAGACAGACAGGAGGAGATCAGCCGCCTG atgaagaatgcCAGCTACAACCTAGATCCCTACATTCAGGAATTTGGGATCAAAGTAAAGGATGACATGACGGAGGTGACGGGACGAGTGCTGCCGGCGCCCATCTTGCAGTACGGCGGCCGGGTGAGCAGG AACCGGGCCATTGCCACACCAAATCAGGGTGTCTGGGACATGCGAGGGAAACAGTTCTACAATGGGATTGAGATCAAAGTCTGGGCCATCGCCTGCTTCGCACCCCAAAAGCAGTGTCGAGAAGAGGTGCTCAA GAACTTCACAGACCAGCTGCGGAAGatttccaaggatgcagggatgccCATCCAGGGCCAGCCTTGCTTCTGCAAATATGCACAGGGGGCAGACAGCGTGGAGCCCATGTTCCGGCATCTCAAGAATACCTACTCAGGGCTGCAACTCATTATCGTCATCCTGCCAGGGAAGACGCCAGTGTATG CTGAGGTGAAACGTGTTGGAGATACACTCTTGGGAATGGCTACACAGTGTGTGCAAGTGAAGAACGTGGTGAAGACCTCGCCTCAGACTCTGTCCAACCTCTGCCTGAAGATTAATGTTAAACTTGGTGGCATAAACAACATCCTAGTCCCACACCAGCG CTCTGCTGTCTTTCAACAGCCAGTGATCTTCCTGGGAGCAGATGTTACACACCCTCCAGCAGGGGATGGGAAAAAACCTTCTATCACAGCA GTGGTAGGCAGTATGGATGCCCACCCCAGCCGTTACTGTGCTACTGTGCGGGTTCAGCGACCACGGCAAGAGATCATTGAAGACTTATCCTACATGGTGCGTGAGCTGCTCATCCAGTTCTACAAGTCCACCCGCTTCAAACCTACCCGCATCATCTTCTACCGAGATGGGGTTCCTGAAGGCCAGCTTCCCCAG ATCCTCCACTATGAGTTGCTGGCCATTCGTGATGCCTGCATCAAACTGGAAAAGGACTACCAGCCTGGGATCACTTATATTGTGGTGCAGAAACGCCATCACACCCGGCTTTTTTGTGCTGACAAGAATGAGCGA ATTGGGAAGAGTGGTAACATCCCAGCTGGGACCACTGTGGACACCAACATCACCCACCCATTTGAGTTTGACTTCTATCTGTGCAGCCACGCAGGCATCCAG GGCACCAGCCGACCATCCCATTACTATGTCCTTTGGGATGACAACCGTTTCACAGCGGATGAGCTCCAGATCTTGACGTACCAGCTGTGCCACACTTATGTACGATGCACACGCTCCGTCTCTATCCCAGCACCTGCCTACTATGCCCGCTTGGTGGCTTTCCGGGCACGATACCACCTAGTGGACAAGGAGCATGACAG tggaGAGGGGAGCCACATATCGGGGCAGAGCAATGGGCGggacccccaggccctggccaaAGCCGTGCAGGTTCACCAGGATACTCTGCGCACCATGTACTTCGCTTGA